The Haloplanus salinarum genome includes a region encoding these proteins:
- a CDS encoding GlcG/HbpS family heme-binding protein: MVQSITLDTAKELIDAAERKAEEIDNPMVIAVTNSEGNLVAQRRMDGAWLASVSISRNKAYTSAALDMPTHELAEPSEPGNSLYGLQSTDEGRMVIFGGGYPLFDDEGNVVGAFGVSGGAVEQDMEVAEAGVDQWESIRGDAHVEASD, encoded by the coding sequence ATGGTTCAATCCATCACTCTCGACACTGCAAAGGAGTTGATCGACGCGGCGGAGCGGAAGGCCGAGGAGATCGACAACCCGATGGTCATCGCGGTGACGAACAGCGAGGGGAACCTCGTCGCACAGCGCCGGATGGACGGCGCGTGGCTCGCGTCGGTCTCCATCTCGCGAAACAAGGCCTACACCTCGGCGGCGCTCGACATGCCGACACACGAACTCGCGGAGCCGTCCGAGCCCGGCAACTCGCTGTACGGGCTCCAGTCGACCGACGAGGGGCGGATGGTCATCTTCGGCGGGGGCTATCCGCTCTTCGACGACGAGGGGAACGTCGTCGGCGCCTTCGGCGTCTCCGGCGGCGCCGTCGAACAGGACATGGAAGTCGCGGAGGCGGGCGTCGATCAGTGGGAGTCGATCCGCGGTGACGCACACGTGGAGGCGAGCGACTGA
- a CDS encoding CobW family GTP-binding protein — MTVISGPLGAGKTTLVNNLLNDPGDRRIAVVVNDMGEVNVDAELLDDTAEDGIVDLSNGCICCRLQDDLVTAVTRLADERDFDYLVVEASGISEPIPIARTLTEGTDGGSLPDRFRLDTTVSVIDAYGFWKAFDPAASLPDGAPTPERPLTEVLVDQIEFCDVLLLNKCDTVPDDELDAVEASVRELQPRATIHRTTYSEIDPAAVLDTGRFDFEAARRRQGWKRALAAAEGSDGHGHDHDDGAAAAHGVESFVYRRERPFDPERFDGWLDEWVGDVVRLKGFAWVASRPGTVLGVSQAGPAVQAGPIGEWGDDDPATRLVVIGRDLDVDAMTAALDECLSNESDGVVAADDPFPRES; from the coding sequence ATGACGGTCATCAGCGGTCCGCTCGGCGCGGGGAAGACGACACTGGTCAACAACCTGCTGAACGACCCCGGCGACCGACGGATCGCCGTCGTCGTCAACGACATGGGCGAGGTGAACGTCGACGCCGAACTGCTGGACGACACGGCCGAGGACGGAATCGTCGACCTCTCGAACGGCTGTATCTGCTGTCGACTGCAGGACGACCTCGTGACTGCGGTGACCCGTCTCGCCGACGAACGCGACTTCGACTACCTCGTCGTCGAGGCCTCGGGGATCAGCGAACCGATCCCCATCGCGCGGACGCTGACCGAGGGGACCGACGGCGGCAGCCTCCCCGACCGGTTCCGCCTCGATACGACCGTCTCGGTGATCGACGCCTACGGGTTCTGGAAGGCCTTCGACCCAGCGGCCTCGCTCCCGGACGGCGCGCCTACCCCCGAGCGACCGCTGACGGAGGTCCTCGTCGATCAGATCGAGTTCTGTGACGTCCTCCTGTTGAACAAGTGTGACACGGTCCCGGACGACGAACTCGACGCCGTCGAGGCGTCGGTCCGGGAACTCCAACCCCGGGCGACGATCCACCGGACGACGTATTCGGAGATCGACCCGGCGGCGGTACTCGACACCGGGCGCTTCGACTTCGAGGCGGCCCGGCGCCGGCAGGGGTGGAAGCGGGCGCTCGCCGCGGCCGAGGGGAGTGACGGCCACGGCCACGACCACGACGACGGCGCGGCCGCCGCTCACGGCGTCGAGTCGTTCGTCTACCGCCGCGAACGGCCGTTCGACCCCGAACGTTTCGACGGCTGGCTGGACGAGTGGGTGGGCGACGTGGTCCGTCTGAAGGGGTTCGCGTGGGTGGCGAGTCGTCCGGGGACCGTCCTCGGCGTGAGCCAGGCCGGGCCGGCGGTCCAGGCCGGACCGATCGGCGAGTGGGGCGACGACGACCCCGCGACGCGACTCGTCGTCATCGGCCGTGACCTCGACGTCGACGCGATGACCGCGGCGCTCGACGAGTGCCTGTCGAACGAGTCGGACGGGGTCGTGGCCGCGGACGACCCCTTCCCGCGGGAGTCCTAG
- a CDS encoding glutathione-independent formaldehyde dehydrogenase — protein sequence MNAVVYKGPHEVAVEEVDGPEIEHPNDVVIDITTTCICGSDLHMYEGRTAAEPGIVFGHENMGIVTETGDAVSSLEVGDRVVAPFNVACGHCENCEEGFTGFCTNVNPGFAGGAYGYVAMGPYKGGQAEKLRIPYADFNALKLPEGDAHEDSFALLADIFPTGWHGTELANLEAGDSVAIYGAGPVGLMAAYSAKLKGAADIYVVDRVPSRLELAEEHCDATAINFEEGDPVEQIKDLHGGGVDKGVDAVGYQAVDPDKEGDGAYDPARENPAVVINNLIRTVKPTGELGIPGLYVPEDPGAPDEMAAQGRLGIDFGLLFEKGQALGTGQCNVKEYNRELRDMIIAGRADPSWVVSHRVGLEDAPEMYEAFDNREEGVTKVLLEP from the coding sequence ATGAACGCCGTCGTCTACAAGGGCCCCCACGAGGTCGCGGTCGAGGAAGTCGACGGGCCGGAGATCGAACACCCCAACGACGTCGTCATCGACATCACGACGACGTGTATCTGTGGCTCCGACCTCCACATGTACGAGGGGCGGACGGCCGCGGAACCGGGCATCGTCTTCGGTCACGAGAACATGGGCATCGTCACCGAGACCGGCGACGCGGTGTCGAGCCTCGAGGTGGGCGACCGCGTCGTCGCCCCGTTCAACGTGGCGTGTGGACACTGTGAGAACTGCGAAGAGGGCTTCACCGGGTTCTGTACGAACGTCAACCCCGGCTTCGCCGGCGGCGCGTACGGCTACGTCGCTATGGGTCCGTACAAGGGCGGACAGGCGGAGAAGCTTCGCATCCCCTACGCCGACTTCAACGCGCTGAAGCTCCCCGAGGGCGACGCCCACGAGGACTCCTTTGCGCTCCTCGCGGACATCTTCCCGACGGGGTGGCACGGCACCGAACTCGCCAACCTCGAAGCCGGCGACTCGGTCGCCATCTACGGCGCCGGTCCGGTCGGCCTGATGGCTGCGTACAGCGCGAAGCTCAAGGGAGCCGCCGACATCTACGTCGTCGACCGCGTGCCGAGCCGGCTCGAACTCGCCGAGGAACACTGCGACGCGACGGCGATCAACTTCGAGGAGGGCGACCCCGTCGAGCAGATCAAGGACCTGCACGGTGGTGGCGTCGACAAGGGCGTCGACGCCGTCGGCTACCAGGCTGTCGACCCCGATAAGGAGGGCGACGGCGCCTACGACCCGGCCCGTGAGAACCCCGCGGTCGTCATCAACAACCTGATCCGGACGGTAAAGCCGACCGGCGAACTCGGGATTCCGGGACTCTACGTGCCGGAGGACCCCGGTGCGCCGGACGAGATGGCGGCCCAGGGCCGACTCGGGATCGACTTCGGCCTCCTCTTCGAGAAGGGCCAGGCGCTCGGCACCGGCCAGTGTAACGTCAAGGAGTACAACCGCGAACTCCGCGACATGATCATTGCCGGTCGCGCCGACCCCAGCTGGGTCGTCTCCCACCGCGTCGGCCTGGAGGACGCCCCGGAGATGTACGAGGCCTTCGACAACCGGGAAGAGGGCGTGACGAAGGTGCTGCTGGAGCCGTAA
- the trpB gene encoding tryptophan synthase subunit beta — MADGTFDGYGGRHVPDMLEEPLEHLANAYDEVAGTESFQADLRDLLETFAGRPTPLYYARNLSERYGADIYLKREDLLHGGAHKINNTLGQALLAKRAGKDRLIAETGAGQHGTATAMAGALLDLDTEIYMGKKDVERQKMNVFRMRLMGATVNEVTRGGAGLADAVDAALEDMAANVEDTHYLVGSVVGPDPFPRMVRDFQSVIGEEAREQILDRTGSLPDVAVACVGGGSNAIGLFHPLRDDDVAFYGAEGGGEGQGSGRHAAPLAEGEDEVIHGMKTRVIDDGTEVHSVSAGLDYPGVGPEHAMFRAAGRAEYTAVTDDEALAAFRELSETEGIIPALESSHGVALAIELAERGEHDSILVNLSGRGDKDMETAAEHFDL, encoded by the coding sequence ATGGCCGACGGAACCTTCGACGGCTACGGCGGTCGTCACGTCCCCGACATGCTCGAAGAGCCCCTCGAACACCTCGCGAACGCCTACGACGAGGTGGCGGGTACGGAGTCGTTCCAGGCGGACCTCCGGGACCTCCTGGAGACGTTCGCCGGGCGGCCCACGCCGCTGTACTACGCCCGCAACCTCAGCGAGCGGTACGGCGCCGACATCTACCTCAAGCGGGAGGACCTGCTCCACGGCGGCGCCCACAAGATCAACAACACCCTCGGCCAGGCGTTGCTCGCGAAGCGGGCGGGCAAGGACCGCCTCATCGCCGAGACGGGGGCCGGCCAACACGGGACGGCGACGGCGATGGCCGGTGCCCTCCTCGATCTGGATACCGAGATCTACATGGGGAAAAAGGACGTCGAGCGCCAGAAGATGAACGTCTTCCGGATGCGGCTGATGGGGGCGACGGTCAACGAGGTGACCCGCGGCGGGGCGGGCCTCGCCGACGCCGTCGACGCCGCGCTGGAGGACATGGCCGCGAACGTCGAGGACACCCACTATCTCGTGGGGAGCGTCGTCGGTCCCGATCCGTTCCCGCGGATGGTCCGGGACTTCCAGTCGGTCATCGGCGAGGAGGCCCGCGAACAGATCCTCGACCGCACCGGCTCCCTGCCCGACGTGGCGGTCGCCTGCGTCGGCGGCGGATCCAACGCTATCGGCCTCTTCCATCCCCTCCGCGACGACGACGTCGCCTTCTACGGCGCGGAGGGCGGCGGCGAGGGCCAGGGCTCCGGCCGCCACGCCGCCCCTCTCGCCGAGGGCGAGGACGAGGTCATCCACGGGATGAAGACGCGCGTCATCGACGACGGCACCGAGGTCCACTCGGTCTCCGCCGGCCTCGACTACCCGGGCGTCGGCCCCGAACACGCCATGTTCCGGGCCGCCGGGCGCGCCGAGTACACCGCCGTCACCGACGACGAGGCGCTCGCGGCCTTCCGCGAACTCTCCGAAACGGAGGGGATCATCCCCGCCCTCGAATCGAGTCACGGCGTGGCGCTGGCCATCGAACTCGCCGAACGCGGCGAACACGACAGCATCCTCGTGAACCTCTCGGGGCGCGGCGACAAGGACATGGAGACGGCCGCCGAACACTTCGACCTCTAA
- a CDS encoding PHP domain-containing protein: MLSVELHTHSSLSHDGRDPVDHLLEQAQSIGLDALAVTDHDEIDASLDAVEKAADYGLIGIPGMEITSAAGHVLAFGIREAIPAGLPFEATLDRIHDQGGIAVVPHPFQSSRHGVAPHVSTEALASADAIEVYNSRLLTGRANRKAERFAEAHGLPMTAGSDAHIAEMVGQATTEVGTDDRTAAGILDAIAAGRTSVVGRRTPWHISFRQAAGGAKRRMIRALGDLL; the protein is encoded by the coding sequence GTGTTATCGGTCGAGTTGCACACGCACTCGTCGCTGTCACACGACGGCCGGGACCCGGTCGACCACCTGCTCGAGCAGGCGCAGTCGATCGGCTTGGACGCCTTGGCCGTCACCGACCACGACGAGATCGACGCGAGCCTCGACGCCGTCGAGAAGGCCGCCGACTACGGCCTGATCGGCATCCCCGGCATGGAGATCACCTCCGCCGCCGGGCACGTCCTCGCGTTCGGGATCCGGGAGGCGATCCCCGCGGGCCTCCCCTTCGAGGCGACGCTCGACCGCATCCACGACCAGGGCGGCATCGCCGTGGTCCCCCACCCCTTCCAGTCCTCGCGTCACGGCGTCGCGCCCCACGTCTCCACCGAGGCCCTCGCCAGCGCCGACGCCATCGAGGTGTACAACTCCCGGCTCCTGACCGGGCGGGCGAACCGCAAGGCCGAACGCTTCGCCGAGGCCCACGGCCTCCCGATGACCGCCGGAAGCGACGCCCACATCGCCGAGATGGTCGGCCAGGCGACCACCGAAGTCGGCACCGACGACCGTACCGCCGCGGGCATCCTCGACGCCATCGCCGCCGGCCGGACGAGCGTCGTCGGTCGCCGCACGCCCTGGCACATCAGCTTCAGACAGGCCGCCGGCGGGGCGAAACGACGGATGATACGGGCGCTCGGCGACCTGCTGTGA
- a CDS encoding transcription initiation factor IIB, translated as MTDSVRGYTTERARARESEDETESTDGDSEQLRCPECGGQLATDTEHGETVCADCGLVVEEDEIDHGPEWRAFDSKEKDQKSRVGAPTTQMMHDKGLSTNIGWQDKDAYGKTLSSRQREKMQRLRTWNERFRTRDSKERNLKQALGEIDRMASALGLPENVRETASVIYRRALADDLLPGRSIEGVATSALYAAARQAGTPRSLDEIATVSRVEKDEIARTYRYVVRELGLEIQPADPEQYVPRFASELDLSDESERRARDLLKTAKEQGVHSGKSPVGLAAAAIYAAALLTNEKVTQSEVSEVANISEVTIRNRYHELLEAEEQIQVP; from the coding sequence ATGACCGATAGCGTACGCGGCTACACGACCGAGCGCGCACGCGCGCGCGAAAGCGAGGACGAGACGGAAAGTACCGACGGGGACAGCGAGCAGTTGCGCTGTCCGGAGTGTGGCGGGCAACTCGCCACCGACACCGAACACGGCGAGACCGTGTGTGCCGACTGTGGACTCGTCGTCGAGGAGGACGAGATCGACCACGGCCCCGAGTGGCGCGCCTTCGACTCCAAGGAGAAAGACCAGAAGTCCCGCGTGGGTGCCCCGACGACCCAGATGATGCACGACAAGGGGCTGTCGACGAACATCGGCTGGCAGGACAAGGACGCCTACGGCAAGACCCTCTCGTCGCGCCAGCGCGAGAAGATGCAGCGCCTGCGGACCTGGAACGAGCGGTTCCGCACCCGTGACTCGAAGGAGCGCAACCTCAAACAGGCCCTCGGCGAGATCGATCGCATGGCCTCGGCGCTCGGCCTGCCCGAGAACGTCCGCGAGACCGCGAGCGTCATCTACCGCCGCGCGCTCGCCGACGACCTCCTACCCGGCCGATCGATCGAGGGCGTCGCCACCAGCGCGCTGTACGCCGCCGCGCGCCAGGCCGGCACCCCACGAAGCCTCGACGAGATCGCCACCGTCTCCCGCGTCGAGAAAGACGAGATCGCCCGCACGTACCGCTACGTCGTCCGCGAACTCGGTCTCGAGATCCAGCCCGCCGACCCCGAACAGTACGTCCCGCGCTTTGCCTCCGAACTCGATCTCTCGGACGAGTCGGAGCGCCGCGCCCGCGATCTGCTGAAGACCGCCAAGGAGCAGGGCGTCCACAGCGGCAAGAGTCCGGTCGGCCTCGCGGCCGCCGCCATCTACGCCGCCGCCCTCCTCACCAACGAGAAGGTGACCCAGAGCGAGGTCAGCGAGGTGGCCAACATCAGCGAGGTCACCATCCGCAACCGGTATCACGAACTGCTCGAAGCCGAAGAGCAGATCCAGGTCCCGTAG
- a CDS encoding asparagine synthase C-terminal domain-containing protein: MLRGADPATVRRAVERADPLPGTHGFAGALDGRLVRDVLGRQPLFGTPENWGFSPDDAAGATPVPAGHVRERRNGETVDRRVWSLPDPAVSTDDAAALAAVERAVRESVTAVDGAADLAVAFSGGVDSALVAAGVPDAPCYVAGFPDAHDVAAARDAAAAMDRDLRVVELDHDALERAVPEVVAATGRTDAMTVGIALPLYLVAERVAADGFDRLALGQGADELFGGYAKVVDPADDDRVDATTVRGATREVIRSLPGQLERDTLVLRAAGVTPVTPLLSDRVVGAALPLPGHLLATPDERKVALRRAAAGWLPGPVVGADKKAVQYGSLVSRELDRLARQAGFKRRMDRHVDRYVESLVDGT; this comes from the coding sequence GTGCTCCGCGGCGCCGACCCCGCGACCGTCCGCCGCGCCGTCGAACGCGCCGATCCGCTCCCCGGAACCCACGGGTTCGCCGGCGCGCTCGACGGCCGTCTCGTCCGCGACGTCCTCGGTCGCCAGCCGCTCTTCGGCACGCCCGAAAACTGGGGGTTCTCCCCCGACGACGCCGCCGGCGCGACGCCGGTGCCCGCGGGCCACGTCAGGGAGCGCCGGAACGGCGAAACCGTCGATCGGCGGGTCTGGTCGCTCCCCGACCCGGCGGTCTCGACCGACGATGCAGCGGCCCTCGCGGCCGTCGAGCGCGCCGTCCGGGAGTCCGTGACCGCCGTCGACGGGGCGGCGGACCTCGCCGTCGCCTTCTCCGGCGGCGTCGACTCCGCACTGGTGGCGGCGGGCGTCCCCGACGCCCCCTGCTACGTCGCCGGCTTCCCCGACGCCCACGACGTGGCCGCGGCGCGGGACGCGGCGGCGGCGATGGATCGGGACCTACGGGTGGTCGAACTCGACCACGACGCCCTCGAACGCGCGGTGCCCGAGGTGGTCGCCGCGACGGGGCGGACCGACGCCATGACGGTCGGCATCGCGCTCCCGCTGTATCTGGTCGCGGAACGCGTCGCCGCCGACGGCTTCGACCGTCTCGCGCTCGGCCAGGGGGCCGACGAACTGTTCGGCGGGTACGCGAAGGTGGTCGACCCGGCAGACGACGACCGGGTCGACGCGACGACCGTCCGCGGCGCGACCCGGGAGGTGATCCGGTCGTTGCCCGGCCAGCTGGAACGCGACACGCTCGTCCTCCGGGCCGCGGGCGTGACCCCCGTGACGCCGCTGCTCTCCGACCGCGTCGTCGGGGCGGCCCTTCCCCTCCCGGGCCACCTCCTCGCGACGCCCGACGAGCGGAAGGTGGCGCTCCGTCGGGCGGCCGCCGGCTGGCTCCCGGGGCCGGTCGTCGGCGCCGACAAGAAGGCCGTCCAGTACGGCAGTCTGGTCTCCCGGGAGCTCGACCGGCTCGCCCGGCAGGCGGGGTTCAAACGCCGGATGGATCGCCACGTCGACCGGTACGTCGAGTCGCTGGTCGACGGGACCTAG
- a CDS encoding NUDIX hydrolase, which translates to MERTRHFTATVYLVADGATALHDHPGLGLRLPPGGHLERGELPHEAALREAREETGLEPTLLTDHADVSSSTARAVPRPRHLMLADVNVCDGEVGHQHVDHVYYATVDGRRIDPAPGEPGPEAWTWYDPAALREADVDADVRELGLEAIAVAAD; encoded by the coding sequence ATGGAACGGACGCGACATTTCACCGCCACGGTGTATCTCGTCGCCGACGGGGCGACGGCGCTGCACGACCACCCGGGACTCGGCCTCCGGCTTCCGCCCGGGGGGCACCTGGAACGCGGCGAACTCCCCCACGAGGCCGCGCTGCGGGAGGCCCGCGAGGAGACGGGGCTTGAGCCGACGCTCCTGACCGACCACGCGGACGTGTCGTCGTCGACGGCGCGAGCCGTTCCCCGGCCTCGACATCTGATGCTCGCCGACGTGAACGTCTGTGACGGCGAGGTGGGTCACCAGCACGTCGACCACGTCTACTACGCGACTGTCGACGGCCGACGGATCGACCCCGCACCGGGCGAACCGGGTCCTGAGGCGTGGACCTGGTACGATCCCGCCGCCCTGCGCGAGGCCGACGTGGACGCGGACGTGCGGGAGCTGGGCCTGGAGGCCATCGCGGTGGCGGCCGACTAG